The genomic DNA GCTGATCACTGTCCAACAGCACATGGTTCATCACCACAACAGATAGTCAGAGAGCAAGAGGCGAAATGGGACATCATTGTAGTGGAAGCAAACCAAGTGCCCTCACAGCTGGGCTCGGATCATGTCAACATGACCTTTGAAATTGTCATATCATTTATTAACACCTCGGGTCACATCCTGCTTGTCCTGTAAGTCACCCATGACCTGATTTTGGATGATCAATTCCGTttgcattgtaaaaaaaaaatccgttTAATTCAAATTTGATTTGTATGGCACAATTTTTATGCAAACacagttcaaagtgctttacataaaaacagaataaacagcAAAATTGTGCTTATAAACAGAAACAtccatgcaaacaaacacaaacactagCAGTAAACTAGTACACTACCAGTAACAGGCCCCTAAACACAGACTATCAGAAGACTCTATAATTCACCCATGTTCCTCTTGGATGTTACCtccatggatgtataaagagaacatAAGTTCCCTCCTCCAACTACAATGTGGAAGAATGATGCTGTAAGTGTATCCATGTTGACTCCACAAGCAGAGAAGAATCAAATCAACATTGTTTAAGAGGTATTCTTATATATTTCCCAAGAATCACTCATCCAAACAACTTGACTCGTGCAAAACTTCCACCTGCCAAGAAGTAGATCAAATGAATGGTTCTCAAGACATGCAAAGGGCAAACATACAATTAGACGGACAGAGATGATTTGCTTCATATGAAGAGATGGTTGCAATTTCATAACCTTCATTTCTCCTCTTAACTTCTCTGATTGTTTCATTGAAATAGTGTAACCACATGTTTCTGCTTTCCTTTGCTTTAAAAGCTTACTATGAATTAGCCTATTTACTAATTTTAAGGTTTAAGTTGTGAGAacattttttctacttttctagGTTTACAAAGTAAGTGTGTTTGAAGTCAAATTACTTTTATTGgattaataattattaaaattacGAATTATGATGTCTAGATAATATCCTCTGTTAAACTTTTTCTTCTATTAAGCAGTTCAGCTATTCCTTTATAAATGATTCGACTGGAATTCCTGCCTTTACTGATTTGTCCTAACAGACAAGCCATTGAGTTGGTAATATTCCTGCAGCCAGAATATCCTAGGGAAATATCAGGAATCCTGAAACTAAATGTTCTTCACACAACAGTGCAACGGCTGGTGAGACAATATATTTTTAAGGTGGTTGATGGTAAAAGAAAAGCCTTTATATCTGTGGGCATGGCTATACAAATTTAAGGCTTGTTTCATAGTATTATATGTTTAGTTCCTTGATTACCTTGCAGATTACAAGTATTAAAAAAGCCAATCATAGTCCAATCTTCAATTTACACAAATGTGAAGTGGAAACTTGAAGCATcaagtgcacaaacactgagaatgaactttacAATGAAGGAGACaccttgtgtccagcagttaaactttacaaatgaaaaatatttgcatatattatttatcttttatagagggagaaggagtagatgtAATTTTAGATAATATAACTTATTTGATGGAGAGGATCTTTAAGAATGATGAAAATTAGGAATCCAGACAGAATTTctgtatattaataataaatctaTCAACAGTTTGTACACGATTTCTTGTATGAAAACAAACCCAAGATGAATataattttaaagtgttttaatttGCGTGAGAAAGTTGAACTCCAACTGAAAATGAGTCAGGACTTCAAAAATGTGCGCAACAGACAATTTGCTGGTCGGAGCTTTAACCTTGAACACACTAGTGCGCCCCTCAGCCAGTCCGTGGTGCAACATGCCATCAAAGACGGAGGTTCCGTAATGAAAGCAGGATGTTGTGGTGCAGACCAGAGAGCTCCGATAAGCTCGTTGGGGAGTTTCTTGGCACCGGACCCGTAGTCAGGTAAAAACAACTACTAAAGCTCATTTGTGTTTCACTTGGCCCGGAGTGAAACGGGTCATGACGTCTGATACAAAGAAGAGTAAACATGCGCAGTTGAGACAGACAAACACGGAGTTCGGTTTAATTTACAGCTTAAAAACTGCGGAGACACTTAACGTAAAGACATGTTGAATATATTTCAAGAAAACAGCTCTTGTACGTCGGTATGGAGGCGACATAGTCCGCCGGGGGAAGCGTAACCTCTGTGTTGTCGGTAAGTTAGCTCGGGTGCTAAAGCTAGCCTCCTCCATGCTCTCCTATCATCGGTCAGGTGGAGGCGGCTGTTCACTCAGATCATGTCGCACAGAAGCTGGAAAATAACGTAACTAACCTAATTACTAACATTTCGAGCTTGAAAAGTGGGACACTAGCAGACCAGGCTGAAGTGGAAGAGGCTTTACTTGATTTGAAGTTACGTCCTGTTCTGTCCTCAACGCAGATAAACAGCTCAAAGGTTGACTAATCacattattaatgtatttagtTTACAGTAAGTCCGTTTTCATGTGTGGAGGTATGCAGTCATAACAAATGGTACATAAATCCTGCTGTCGTGAATGTTATaatgttcagtgtgtgttgACTCACTCTAAGCTTATTTTGGAGGTTGTAATTGGAGTTGTACTGTCATACTGAGAAGTGTTGGTAATGTTCAGTCTACTGTCACTGATATCAAATGTGAACATTACATGCAAactagagcctgactgatatattagTCAGTTGATATTATCGGTCGATTTTGGCCTCTCACAGATATATCGGCATCTGCCTTTATGTTGTccgatattttttttattatgtaaatTTATATAAGGCacgttttctgtgtgtttgatcctttttcttaactGATACATTTACATAAGTTGATATGTACAGATGCTTGTTTTTTACAGCAAAGTTTACTGTTAAATTGGTAAATATCACAGCCTCCATTGGTAACTACATTTGAGGGaccattacaaaaaaatgtgtgtttatgtacatattctgtacatataagATTATCGGCCAGTGTAtcaatatcagatttttttagtcTCTAATAACTGTATCAGCattggctccaaaaatccaggTTGAGCTCTTACACAAACTCTGACTGTGTACATGGGCTCAAGTCGTCTTTGCCTCAAAGAGTTAAGttgagagaaaggaagagggtATAAGGTGTATTATaagtaataattaataatgataatgcatTTAATGTGTACTGCACTTTTCATTCGCAGctacagcataaaaaacacacaaaggttTTTTAGGCCTGTTTAAAAGATGGTTGGGAAGGCTACTGACAGATCTTAGGATGCGGGTGGAGGTTTGTGATGTGATCAGTCCCTGTAAGTAGGAAGGCGCATCTCCATTGATTGATTTGTGTGTGAGTAACAGGACTTTGTAGTCAATCCTGAAGAAGACAAGAGGGCCAAGTGCAGTGAAAACAggatttgtgtctgtgtttttgctcCCTCGTCAGGATCCTGGCAACACTGTTCTGAATGTACTGGAGCTTCTGAATGCTCCTGCCAGGATCCCTGTGAAGATCGTATTGCAGCAGTCCGGTCTTGAGGAGATCAAGACATGGACAAGTGTCTCTGCATCTGACAgggttagagagacagacatactTTAGAGATGTTGCATAGATGTCTTAACTGATCATTAAAAGTCAGGAGAGAGTCAAACGTAACACCTAGATTTCTCTGTGACTTAGGAGTCGTGGTCGTCAAAAGGTGAGGTGATGTACTGGGGATGACCGAATCTGTTTTGGACTGCCAACAGGGAGTTGGGTTTTGGCTAAAGGACACTTAATTGGAGCCGGAAGGCAGTATCTTAATCTCTCAGAGGCTGCAGGGGTTGGGAACTGCCACACAGGATGGACTTTGCTGTCTGGGAAACCTTTTGTTGTACAGATCTTGTAACCCCAGATAATGTCTGTTTGACAGtgagagaaattaaaaaaaatgtaagaattGAATGTGTCAACATTAGCCAGATTCCTCCAACAAAAATTGAACTACTGACTTTTAAATTATCAACAGGAGTGATATatagtatgtatgtgtatactCACCTGTGACCTTCATAACTTTATCCCTCTCcattctttctctgtctgtcttttcccACTCCTCTCAGGCTGAAGCCTGGTGATTCATTAACATAATCTTCTCTTTACAGAAACAAGATGATAAAAAACTGGGGTGTCATTGGTGGAATAGCTGCTGCCATTGCAGCTGGTGTATACGTTTTGTGGGGCCCGATTACAGAgcgaaagaagagaaagagaggtgagAATCAGTATAACAGTCTATTAGACAGATTATATGTACAGTACGGTTATAAAAACAGCTTAACTGTGGCCTGTGTTTCCCTGCAGGTATGGTTCCTGGTCTGTTGAACTTGGGCAACACCTGCTTCCTGAACTCCTTGCTTCAGGGCTTGGCAGCATGTCCGTCCTTCATCAGGTGGCTTGAGAAGTTTTCAGGTTCACCTCCCATCCAGTCATGTAAAGACAACCAGCTGTCCACAACACTACTTCAGCTTCTCAAAGGTAAAGACAACAATCAGTGAGTCAGTAGAGCTCAGGTGAACCCCAATGTTCATCCATATTCTTGAcatgtatgttgtttttgtaaatgcaCTGATAGCTCTGTCCAGTGATGAGCCTGGGGAGGAAGATATACTTGATGCTGGATGTCTGCTGGATGTTCTCAGACTCTACCGGTGGCACATCAGTTCATTTGAGGAGCAGGTTGGTTAATAGCACTGTGGTAATTTGTATGTGTACATAGAATGAATGGTGCAGTGTTTACATACATCTTAACAAATGtctatttgtgttgtttttctcttcttagGATGCCCATGAACTTTTTCATGTCCTTACATCTTCTCTGGAGGAGGAGCGGGATCGCCAACCCAAAGTCACTCATTTGTTTGACATGCAGTCGCTCGAGGTAAATTATTATCTATTTGCTTAGGCACTTAATCTGCAAACAGATCTCTCTAGCATGTCAGTGCCTCCGGTATGAGCTACAGAACaattttcttaaaataaatgttaagatCTGAAGAAAGAGATAAGACATGTCCACAGTCCTGTACACAGACCCATGATGAAAAGGATTAAACTTATCACCTAGTAGATATAGCAATGGCCTTGTTTGATAGTAGCATGTCTGTCTCTGGTGATAAGTGAATGTAagttaagtaaaaaaaagtgtttgagaAGAGGTGGACTGCATGTGTTTTCTGGTGAGACAAATTCTGCTTAATGCACCTTTTTTAATATGTGACCCAAATCACAATTACTGTGCACctgtttattattcttttgtGTATGTTATACCAGAGTCTTCCTGATCAAGATGAGAAAACTATGACTTGCAGAAGTCGAGGTAAGGAGTCCAAGACATCAGGATCATTACACCATCAGGTCACAAAGAAGTACATTTACaagattattttttgttttgcagctcCTCTTCATCCAATACCATGTCCATGGAAGTTCCAGCATCCTTTTCATGGTCGTTTAACGAGCAACATGTCATGCAAGCGCTGTGAACAACAAGTAAGTTTGATAAAGCTGCGGAAGTGAAAAACAAGTGAATTTGTGGGGGTTTTTGATGTAATTCAtgcttttgctttgctttttttaaagagtcCAGTACGGTATGACTCCTTTGAGAGTCTTTCCCTGTCCATCCCTTTACCTCAATGGGTAAGCAGAATTGTCAATACCATTATTCTAATATTAACTTAAGTCCAGTTATCACAGTAGACCAACTTAATATACATTTTGTTGTACTGTTTAATCTGATGGGTATTTGTCCTCAGGGTCGGCCGATTTCTCTAGATCAGTGTCTACAACATTTCATATCCTCAGAAACCATCAAAGAAGTAGAGTGTGAAAACTGCACCAAGGTACGCCATCATTAGTCATTTTTCTTAAATTTGTAGTTGACTGAAAACCAAAGACAAACATCAGTCATGGCAAACTAAATGCAGGGTATATCATTTTCTCACAATTTCTGCTCAGCTTCAACAAGGGACCACAGCCAATGGGCAGGTTCTGGAAAGCCAGAGAACAACATTTGTTAAACAGCTTAAACTGGGAAAGGTAAATGTCATTTATATGTATCATGTTACTCGTATCTAATGTTCGTAGATGATAATCACTAGTCATTAAAATCTGTACATTGACTTCTAAACCTTTCTGCCATCCAAATTAGATGGACAAAAATGTTTGTGTCAttaaaatcaaagaaaacatCTCAATTATGAATAACGGATATTCTAAACTGTACTGTTGTGGTCATTTAACATAAttgtctctttcctctgtctgccaGCTCCCTCAGTGTCTCTGCATCCATTTACAAAGACTGACATGGTCTAGTGAAGGAACTCCCATTAAAAGACAGGAGCATGTGCAGTTTACAGAGTATCTATCAATGGACCACTACAAACACAACGCTTCCACCCAGAGGAGTCAGCGGATCAAATGTGCTCCAAAGCCCCTAAAAGCAGAAAAATCAGATGACTCCATTGACAAGCATACTGCTAATGGCACTGGTATGCTGGATCTGTTGACTCTGTAAtaatatcatcatcatgtttgtATCTACTCGTTCATCATCAGggtgttatattttaatttacagATGCAGAGCatcataacaacaacaaacctcTTTCCAATGGAAGCTGTTCGTCagtttttctccatccttctgCTGTGAACCAGCAGCTCAGCCTCACATATGACTACAGGTAAACTATTACAACCACAGTTTATCAAAGTGCCACAATACAAGAAGTCAGGCATATAAAAGGTGCAGTGTCTAAAACATAGTGGCATATAGTGgaacggacttggcagaaattgaatgtAATGTTCAGTATAAGTATAAGTGTCATTAAATAATCCTAATGAaattaattagtgtataattacCTGAAAATAAACCAGAGTTGCTGTGTTTTGTTACCTTTTGAATGAgcccctttatatctacagagggagtgggtcctcttccacagacaCCACCAtattgcaccgccatgtttctacagtagcctagaaCAAATAAACCAAACACTAGCTCTAGAGAAGGCCTATTGTGTTTTTTGCGAGTTTAGCAGCCACCATAGGCTCTTAATGCTTGGATGGGGGGGGCTGGCGGGTATTAATTTTGTAGTAATTTTCAATCTCACCGCTAggtgccactaaatcttacacaaaTCTTGGTCCTTTATGCCCTTCAGTGTTATGGCTAGAATCCTAGCTTAAATCATTGTGCACAATACCATAGCAGTAAATATCTCATGTAAACAGTATCAGGGGTACAGGTGATTCTGTATATTTTAGCAGAAACATCACAATATCTGTGCAACTGTAGAGGAAAGCAAAATGTAAATAGTCGAGTACGAAAAGCAGAACAGTTCATGTTAAAATAtctgaagaaaagaaatgagacACTGTTGTCTTCTAAATCAAATGTTCTGTGCAATtcaaaatatgacatttcttTGTAAATAGCCAGAGTTATTAAAAACAATGTTGTTTGGTACCATTTTGCAAGACTGGTATACTATTGGATCTAACATATTTATAACAAATTCCAACATACCTTGTTGTATTATTTGTCCTACCTGTAATGATGTGCAGAGGCAGGGATGGGTCACTGAGTTGTTTGATAAGATTATGTAAATCACAAAATCAAGACTTTCTACAGCAGATCTCAACCCAGTTGAACTTGTAAGGAACATTTTGATCTGACTTGTTTAGACACCGATCTCCACCACATCATGGAAGCATCTGTAAATGTCATCTGATCTGACTCTCTTTCCTCTCAGCCCCACAGAGTACCTTTTCCAACTCACGGCTGTGCTGGTTCACCATGGTGACATGCACTCAGGACATTTCGTAACGTACCGGCGCAGCCCTCCCTCACCTCGCAGTTCTTCACCATTTAGCTCCCAGTGGCTTTGGGTGTCTGATGATTCTGTACGCAAAGCTAGCCTCCACGAGGTGTTGTCTTCCAACGCTTATATGCTCTTCTACGAAAGAGTCCGAAGACTGAACCTCGCTCTTCGGTCAGAGGAGTAACCAGGACCTCGCAATTCAACAGCCTGACTGTTTGTCTGCCTTTCCAGTCACACGGTCACAGCTGTACCTATGTGCCAGTTACAATGTGATGGATCATGACTTTGTGACACTGAAACCAGAAGGGAAAGTCACACTAGATACAGGTACAGTAGTGATAATAATGCATCATGGATCATAGCAACATAGTGAAGGTCATGCTATGATAGGAAATCCATGAGTGGACAAGTTTGCTGTTCTGATGCAGAGCAGGAGGCTCTTAATCCCAAAGACTTCGGACATGCAGGATCTTCAGTCAAATGTTGTTGATCAAGTAACCTTTCTTTTTACAGTTATGTGAAAATGTCTGTCACTGAACATTTTGGCTTCCaccagacaaaaaaacaggaaaacctGATAATATAGTGCATTCCAAGTTAATAGCCCTGCAATAACTTGTACATGTATGAAGCTTTACATGTTCAGCTTTGTTAATGCTGTCAATTCTGTGGCATTTTCATGCTGTAGTGTTTGAATGCAGTGTACTTTAAGGTGTTCCTGTTATTTAACTTCTTTTGTCCAACACCTGTActttacagacacacaaacagacagataatgGTTTATTATGACATTTTGGAGATGTTACTTAGCAGTTGTTGCACATTATGAAAAATCAAATAAGTAGAATTTTCTTCAATTCTGGTTCTCTGTTGTCTAATCGAATCTAACTTGCCTAATAATTCCCAGAAGTGTATGTAAACTATTCAAAATTAGGTTTCAATCGACATTGTTCATAAGCTATTGaatttgatatttttctgtttccaaTAATGATCCTTAGACTGTCAAGATTTGCACAGCTGCACAGTTGAGATTAAAGTGCCATGTTGTCTTTTAATGCTCCAGATTTGTGAACATGAGATAAAATGTGATGCATTAAAGCTGTTTGGTATGGTGTCAAGATTTCTGCAGGGTGTGGTTTAATGGATAAAATATCCACAAGCCAGAGTATGACTGCAGGTTTTTGGGCAAGTTAtcctcattatttttaattctgtGTTACTGATGACTACCATTTTGCTCCTACCAAACAAGCGAAGTCAAATTGAGAAAGGGCCTTGTGCAAAACCCTTTGTTAATTTTGCAATTTGCACTAATGTATATTCATGTCagattgtgtgtatttgtgtgcaatCTGTAAAGGTGATTgttttcagatattaaaaagataaaaacaaacatgcacttTTAGA from Scomber japonicus isolate fScoJap1 chromosome 9, fScoJap1.pri, whole genome shotgun sequence includes the following:
- the usp30 gene encoding ubiquitin carboxyl-terminal hydrolase 30, which encodes MLWCRPESSDKLVGEFLGTGPVVRNKMIKNWGVIGGIAAAIAAGVYVLWGPITERKKRKRGMVPGLLNLGNTCFLNSLLQGLAACPSFIRWLEKFSGSPPIQSCKDNQLSTTLLQLLKALSSDEPGEEDILDAGCLLDVLRLYRWHISSFEEQDAHELFHVLTSSLEEERDRQPKVTHLFDMQSLESLPDQDEKTMTCRSRAPLHPIPCPWKFQHPFHGRLTSNMSCKRCEQQSPVRYDSFESLSLSIPLPQWGRPISLDQCLQHFISSETIKEVECENCTKLQQGTTANGQVLESQRTTFVKQLKLGKLPQCLCIHLQRLTWSSEGTPIKRQEHVQFTEYLSMDHYKHNASTQRSQRIKCAPKPLKAEKSDDSIDKHTANGTDAEHHNNNKPLSNGSCSSVFLHPSAVNQQLSLTYDYSPTEYLFQLTAVLVHHGDMHSGHFVTYRRSPPSPRSSSPFSSQWLWVSDDSVRKASLHEVLSSNAYMLFYERVRRLNLALRSEE